A stretch of Podospora bellae-mahoneyi strain CBS 112042 chromosome 5, whole genome shotgun sequence DNA encodes these proteins:
- a CDS encoding hypothetical protein (COG:U; EggNog:ENOG503NY6K) yields MLRGFRPAVGRAQALSTTLRAHPIRPSPASKSLLKHSSTSSRPQVTTQPRLLPYLIRTQYSTKPPVQPTQIDKQHEQEIAQHKLEARPDEVSTTSTVRKSIETAQSKPDDVDFGKELRDDLHTVKDTFALGSVPREPYLLGLAGTLPYLGTSLATVYLSWNLNAKFPTDSNFLNSFMFTNEAASQWLHFLEPIQVGYGVALISFLGAIHWGLEFAEKNFSRERTRLRYAIGVAAPLVAWPTTFFPIEWALITQFLAFTGLYFADARAMVRGWAPSWYQTYRFVLTAIVGGSLLISLVARTKIGESHARLSGGELKDLLRAEDRKNEYHNWEKEEEKEKARLRKEKEEKEKKEKEEAERKKKEEEKSKGKKGDKKEGDKKEKKDDKKDEKQEDKKKDQKEEDEKTKKSDDSPEEPSKDRAESKDGGAQDKKKEQIGSQDGGNRKNSEKHDS; encoded by the exons ATGTTGCGTGGTTTCCGACCAGCTGTTGGCCGAGCCCAAGCTCTGTCTACAACCCTTCGAGCACATCCCATCCgcccctctcccgcctccaAGAGCCTCCTCAAACATTCCAGCACCTCGTCCAGACCACAAGTCACCACCCAACCGAGATTGCTGCCCTACCTCATCCGCACGCAATATTCCACCAAACCACCCGTGCAACCCACCCAGATAGACAAGCAACACGAGCAAGAAATCGCCCAACACAAGCTCGAAGCCCGACCAGACGAGgtctcaaccacctcaaccgtCCGCAAATCCATTGAAACTGCACAATCCAAACCCGACGACGTAGACTTTGGCAAGGAACTGCGCGATGACCTG CACACGGTCAAAGACACCTTCGCCCTCGGCTCCGTCCCCCGAGAACCCTatctcctcggcctggcCGGGACCTTGCCGTATCTCGGCACCTCCCTCGCAACAGTTTACCTCTCTTGGAACCTCAACGCCAAATTTCCCACCGACTCCAACTTTCTCAACAGCTTCATGTTCACCAATGAGGCTGCCTCCCAGTGGCTTCACTTTCTTGAGCCGATTCAAGTCGGCTATGGCGTGGCGCTCATCTCCTTTTTAGGCGCCATTCACTGGGGTCTTGAATTTGCGGAAAAGAACTTCTCCCGTGAGAGAACGCGCCTGCGCTATGCCATCGGTGTCGCTGCGCCGCTGGTTGCATGGCCCACTACGTTTTTCCCCATTGAATGGGCGTTGATCACCCAATTTCTGGCGTTTACAGGATTGTACTTTGCGGATGCGAGAGcgatggtgagggggtgggcgCCGAGTTGGTATCAGACTTATCGCTTTGTTTTGACGGCTATAGTAGGGGGTTCGTTGCTGATCAGTCTGGTGGCGAGGACGAAGATTGGGGAGAGTCATGCGAGATTGTCGGGtggggagttgaaggatTTGTTGAGGGCTGAGGATCGGAAGAATGAGTATCATAattgggagaaggaggaggagaaggaaaaggcgaggttgaggaaggagaaggaggagaaggagaagaaggaaaaggaggaggcggagaggaagaagaaggaggaagagaagagtaaggggaagaagggggataAGAAGGAAGGTGataagaaggagaagaaggatgataagaaggacgagaagcaggaggataagaagaaggatcagaaggaagaggatgaaaagaccaagaagagcgATGATAGCCCTGAGGAGCCAAGCAAGGATCGTGCTGAGAGCAAGGATGGCGGTGcccaagacaaaaagaaggagcagaTTGGTAGCCAGGATGGCGGAAACAGGAAGAACAGCGAGAAGCACGACAGTTAA